From the Euphorbia lathyris chromosome 6, ddEupLath1.1, whole genome shotgun sequence genome, one window contains:
- the LOC136232893 gene encoding tropinone reductase homolog At2g29170-like → MELDSSRSRSRCRWSLQGMTALVTGGTKGIGHAIVEELAGLGAKVHTCSRNEKLLNECLHEWESKGFKVTGSTCDVSSRSNREDLINTVSSLFNGKLNILINNVGTNIGGKPTVNYTAEDFSYLMGVNFESAYNLCQLSQPILKASGQGSIVFISSLSGILSVNVGSIYGATKAAMNQFTKNLACEWAKHNIRANSVAPWFIRTPLTQLDLDHEPLLKAITSRTPMGRVGEAEEVSSMVAFLCLPEASYITGQTICVDGGTAVNAFYFPFPTIESLQPNFETPQDTV, encoded by the exons ATGGAGTTAGATAGCAGCAGAAGCAGAAGCCGATGCCGATGGTCTCTTCAAGGGATGACAGCTCTTGTTACTGGTGGAACCAAAGGAATTGG GCATGCAATTGTGGAGGAATTGGCAGGACTAGGGGCAAAAGTGCACACATGCTCTCGCAATGAAAAACTGCTCAATGAGTGCTTACATGAATGGGAAAGTAAGGGTTTTAAAGTGACAGGTTCAACATGTGATGTATCTTCTAGATCTAACAGAGAAGACCTAATCAACACTGTCTCCTCTTTGTTCAATGGGAAGCTCAACATTCTT ATAAACAATGTGGGAACAAACATAGGGGGAAAACCTACAGTGAATTACACAGCTGAGGATTTCTCATATCTAATGGGCGTGAATTTTGAGTCAGCATACAACTTGTGCCAACTTTCACAACCTATTCTTAAAGCTTCTGGACAAGGGAGCATAGTTTTCATATCTTCACTTAGTGGAATTCTATCAGTAAATGTAGGATCCATATATGGAGCTACCAAAG CTGCCATGAACCAGTTTACTAAGAATTTGGCATGTGAATGGGCAAAACACAATATAAGGGCTAATTCTGTTGCTCCTTGGTTCATCAGAACTCCTCTTACTCAACTT GATTTAGATCATGAACCATTATTGAAGGCGATAACCTCGCGGACTCCAATGGGACGGGTAGGAGAGGCAGAGGAAGTGTCTTCAATGGTGGCATTCTTGTGTCTGCCTGAAGCATCATATATAACAGGACAGACTATTTGTGTTGATGGAGGGACGGCAGTTAATGCATTCTACTTCCCATTCCCAACAATAGAATCACTACAACCCAACTTTGAAACACCTCAAGACACTGTGTAA